The Toxorhynchites rutilus septentrionalis strain SRP chromosome 3, ASM2978413v1, whole genome shotgun sequence genome includes a region encoding these proteins:
- the LOC129774594 gene encoding uncharacterized protein LOC129774594, producing the protein MSQIEQKISDDITAMQARVDNITRSMRRIEEFTKRFDAEKDSGQVSVRLARLDELFEHYGETVLKLQLLSPVSKKEYEGLLDDAEERFYRCKSILTNVLPKQPATNQSLSNQTVTQINHVKYPELKLPEFSGKLADWQSFHDSFDAAVNSCAQLSAVQKFQYLKSTLKGEALRLIDPLAVSSENYPLAWKTLVNRYNNKRLLIKCHIKALFDTPAMRRESPESLLELVDSFERNISILKRLGEPADRWSSILVYQLSLRLDNRTLREWEHHASRDTAREDGAINDGMPSYVCMIQFLQDYARVLQSLSPVSQISQQTSYRTVETKTKMKSSVYHAAEFSSSSSPSCHSCGQNHYLANCPKFRRLSPRERLDFAKGHRLCLNCLRTSSHICKNCPSSNCRKCERKHHTLLHLPPLESSHTDQQTSHLPIVANLNQPGPPPVLPSTQVRQSALCPTVNQTAHFANSGNDIGVSSNLSESLAAHSNCGSDLVLLWTALVNFEDMSGKIHPVRILLDCGSQCNFISESLRQKLSLDTVVSRVDVAGIGSSIAKVERSSVAVVSSRVAPYRKKLAFLVLPAITRALPHKTVSCIDWNIPNYVYLADPTFNIPGPIDAIIGNECFAEILRYGKINLENNNPVLQKTLFGWVVSGKCKEDINPISCHSYHISRLDSLERLVTKFWEMESCSSVDNWSPSEQECENHFKQNTTRDDRGRYVVKLPKRLELISQLRDNKYNAQRRFLALERKLEANLELKTMYHEFIHEYISMGHMREISAENDQSPQYFLPHHAVLRPESSTTKLRTVFDASCKSQSGMSLNDVLLTGPTIQQSLIALVMRFRMHAYVVTADIAKMYRQIMVHPTDQPLQRIYWRDDKNTTLKIFQLQTVTYGTNSASFLATRVLKQLAEDEKVKFPLAAPVIRSDFYMDDLLTGCEDLNKLKETCSQLVSMLDSAGFQLRKFSSNSQDVLNMIPEHLRESKTILEFESGSSIKTLGLLWEPASDFISYNVPDWSPIERYTKRIMLSRMSRLFDPLGLLGPLVVTAKITMQLVWKEQIPWDSTLPPVIRQMWEEYQVQVAQIRNIRIPRFVLSLCKNSALQMHGFCDASMQAYGACIYVRSIAPDEYCTVRLIATKSRVAPLEVKSIARLELCAALLLSQLTNTVLDSIGRVQEIFLWTDSTIVLHWLAATPSTWQTFVANRVAEIQRLTPNVVWRHVPSLENPADLLSRGMISKDLMDSSLWWNGPEWLATTNHLWPDNIRPSQQVADQFLESRKISLHSSCSPSELIEQYSSLTKLLRIASLCRRFAHNSGSGNVRRLGPLTKLEIRQTLLSLIRLVQEQHFSAEISALAAGRSVSRSSRLRYLHPMLQNGLIQVGGRLHFAKISPDRKFPFVLPDKNPLTSLIADTIHQQTLHGGSQLLLSTIRHEFWPLGGRNLARKTVHNCVTCAKAKPRTIEQLMGQLPPERVSPAYPFQFVGIDYAGPIYLRPNTRKGAPIKAYVAVFVCLVVKASHLELVTDLTSAAFIAALRRFIARRGVPTTVYCDNATNFTAAQRELKELRQQFLSQKHKEAVHNEASTLKIEFHFIPPHAPTFGGLWEACVKSFKHHLRRIVGNSLLSAEAVSTVLAQIEGVLNSRPITPLSSDPSDLQALTPGHFLIGRPILTLPEPDLSEIPTSRLDMWQKMQLLTQHFWRRWQDEYLSTLQTRYRWTTVNQNLLIGSIVLIRDDNQPIGKWSMGRVTDVHPGEDGLVRVATLRIPSGKLIKRPITKICRLPVEVDAVTVAERPQSTTEPPAQTV; encoded by the coding sequence ATGTCGCAAATCGAACAGAAAATATCCGATGATATCACCGCGATGCAAGCGCGTGTAGATAATATAACAAGATCAATGAGAAGAATAGAAGAGTTCACAAAAAGGTTCGATGCGGAGAAAGATTCGGGGCAGGTTTCGGTAAGGTTGGCTAGGCTTGATGAATTGTTCGAGCATTATGGCGAGACGGTTTTGAAGTTGCAACTTCTCTCTCCAGTGTCGAAGAAGGAGTATGAGGGTCTGTTGGATGATGCGGAGGAACGATTTTATCGATGCAAATCAATCCTAACCAATGTCTTACCGAAACAACCAGCTACGAACCAATCACTATCAAATCAAACCGTAACCCAGATCAATCATGTGAAGTATCCCGAGCTAAAATTACCAGAATTCAGCGGCAAACTAGCTGATTGGCAGTCGTTTCATGACTCCTTTGATGCGGCGGTAAACTCATGTGCACAATTAAGCGCAGTGCAAAAATTTCAGTACCTCAAAAGTACACTGAAAGGTGAGGCACTCCGATTGATTGATCCTCTCGCTGTCTCATCGGAAAATTATCCCCTGGCATGGAAAACGTTAGTTAACCGTTATAATAACAAACGTCTCTTGATCAAGTGTCACATAAAGGCACTTTTCGACACTCCTGCAATGCGACGTGAATCTCCAGAGTCGCTTCTGGAGTTAGTTGACAGTTTTGAACGAAACATCTCCATTCTAAAAAGACTTGGTGAGCCTGCGGATCGTTGGAGCTCAATCTTAGTGTATCAGTTGAGTTTACGTCTAGATAACCGAACGCTAAGAGAATGGGAACATCATGCCTCGAGAGATACCGCTAGGGAAGATGGCGCGATAAATGACGGGATGCCATCGTATGTGTGCATGATTCAATTTTTACAGGATTATGCTCGAGTTTTACAATCGCTTTCGCCTGTTTCACAAATTTCACAGCAAACGTCTTATCGTACTgtggaaacaaaaacaaaaatgaagtcGTCAGTTTATCACGCCGCTGAATTCTCGTCGTCGTCCTCACCATCATGCCACAGCTGTGGTCAAAATCATTATCTCGCCAATTGTCCGAAATTTCGTAGGTTGTCGCCTCGTGAACGGTTGGATTTCGCAAAAGGTCATCGCCTATGTTTGAATTGTCTCAGAACTTCATCGCACATTTGTAAGAATTGCCCGTCATCGAACTGTCGAAAATGTGAACGCAAACATCATACGCTGCTACACTTACCTCCTCTCGAGTCGTCTCATACAGATCAACAGACATCACATCTGCCAATCGTAGCCAATCTTAACCAACCTGGTCCCCCACCTGTATTACCATCCACCCAAGTGCGACAATCAGCTCTTTGTCCCACCGTAAACCAAACCGCTCATTTTGCAAATTCTGGGAATGATATTGGAGTCTCATCAAATCTGTCGGAATCTCTAGCAGCACATTCGAATTGCGGCAGCGATTTGGTTCTTCTGTGGACTGCACTCGTCAACTTTGAGGATATGAGTGGAAAAATACATCCTGTtagaatactcctcgattgtgGATCACAATGTAATTTTATCAGTGAATCGCTCCGTCAAAAACTTAGTCTCGATACCGTCGTCTCTCGTGTAGATGTAGCTGGAATTGGATCAAGTATCGCAAAGGTTGAACGTTCGTCTGTCGCCGTCGTCTCATCTCGTGTAGCCCCCTACAGAAAGAAATTAGCTTTCCTTGTTCTGCCAGCGATCACTAGAGCCTTGCCACATAAGACCGTATCCTGTATCGATTGGAACATTCCAAATTATGTCTATTTGGCTGATCCTACGTTCAATATACCGGGTCCAATCGATGCTATCATCGGAAACGAATGCTTCGCGGAAATACTGCGATATGGAAAAATCAACCTAGAAAATAATAATCCCGTTCTCCAGAAAACCCTTTTTGGATGGGTGGTCTCCGGCAAATGTAAAGAAGACATCAACCCAATCTCGTGTCATTcgtatcatattagtcggcTTGATAGCCTGGAAAGGCTAGTAACAAAATTTTGGGAGATGGAATCGTGCTCCTCAGTAGACAATTGGTCACCGTCGGAGCAGGAATGTGAAAATCATTTCAAGCAAAATACAACCCGTGACGATCGCGGAAGATATGTTGTCAAGTTACCGAAAAGACTCGAATTAATTTCCCAGTTGCGGGACAATAAGTATAACGCTCAACGTCGTTTCCTTGCACTTGAGCGGAAATTGGAAGCAAATCTTGAACTCAAAACCATGTATCACGAGTTCATTCATGAATATATATCGATGGGCCACATGCGGGAAATATCGGCGGAAAATGATCAGTCGCCTCAATATTTTTTACCCCACCACGCGGTGTTACGCCCCGAAAGTTCGACGACGAAGCTTCGTACTGTTTTCGACGCGTCATGCAAATCGCAATCCGGAATGTCGCTCAACGATGTGTTATTGACCGGACCCACAATACAACAATCGCTCATCGCTCTAGTAATGCGATTCCGCATGCATGCGTACGTGGTAACCGCCGATATCGCCAAAATGTACCGCCAAATAATGGTACATCCTACCGATCAGCCACTACAGCGGATTTATTGGCGAGATGATAAAAACACAACGCTCAAAATATTCCAGTTACAGACGGTTACTTATGGCACCAACAGTGCATCGTTCCTCGCAACACGCGTGTTGAAGCAGTTAGCCGAGGATGAGAAGGTTAAGTTCCCGCTCGCTGCACCGGTAATCCGCAGTgatttttacatggacgatcttcTTACTGGCTGCGAAGATCTCAACAAGCTGAAAGAAACATGCTCGCAACTCGTTTCCATGTTAGACTCGGCTGGATTTCAGCTACGTAAATTTTCGTCAAACTCCCAGGATGTCCTCAACATGATCCCAGAGCATCTGAGGGAGTCAAAAACCATTCTCGAGTTTGAATCTGGTTCCTCAATCAAAACCTTGGGATTGCTGTGGGAACCAGCATCAGACTTTATCAGTTATAATGTTCCTGATTGGTCACCTATTGAAAGATATACAAAACGAATTATGTTGTCGCGGATGTCGAGGCTATTTGACCCACTTGGATTGTTGGGTCCTCTCGTTGTGACTGCAAAAATCACAATGCAGCTCGTATGGAAGGAACAAATTCCATGGGACAGTACCTTGCCCCCTGTCATTCGTCAAATGTGGGAAGAATATCAAGTACAAGTAGCCCAAATCAGAAACATACGCATTCCACGATTTGTATTGTCCCTCTGCAAAAATAGTGCATTGCAGATGCACGGATTCTGCGATGCTTCCATGCAGGCCTACGGAGCATGCATATACGTACGATCTATTGCTCCTGACGAATATTGTACTGTTCGCCTGATCGCCACCAAATCTCGTGTCGCTCCCCTAGAAGTGAAGTCGATCGCTCGACTAGAGCTGTGCGCAGCTCTTTTGCTTTCGCAACTAACCAATACCGTTTTGGATAGCATTGGTCGCGTCCAAGAGATATTTCTGTGGACCGACTCTACTATAGTCTTACACTGGCTAGCGGCGACACCGTCAACTTGGCAGACCTTTGTCGCGAACAGAGTCGCCGAAATACAACGACTTACACCCAATGTAGTTTGGAGACACGTTCCCAGTTTGGAAAATCCCGCCGATCTGCTTTCGAGAGGGATGATCTCAAAGGATCTAATGGACAGCTCGTTGTGGTGGAATGGGCCGGAATGGTTAGCTACAACCAACCACCTTTGGCCTGATAACATTCGTCCTTCCCAGCAAGTTGCAGATCAATTTTTGGAATCTCGCAAAATATCACTCCATTCATCGTGTTCACCGTCTGAGTTAATTGAACAATATTCCTCATTGACAAAATTACTCCGCATAGCATCTCTCTGTCGTCGTTTTGCACACAACAGTGGTTCTGGCAATGTACGTCGTCTGGGTCCACTCACGAAGCTAGAAATAAGACAAACATTGTTGTCACTGATACGACTAGTCCAGGAACAGCATTTTTCTGCAGAAATAAGCGCTCTCGCTGCGGGAAGATCTGTATCTCGTTCATCGCGTCTACGTTACCTCCACCCCATGCTACAGAATGGCCTCATTCAAGTTGGTGGCCGGTTACATTTTGCCAAGATTTCGCCTGACAGGAAGTTTCCTTTCGTGTTACCGGATAAAAATCCGTTAACTTCTTTAATTGCAGACACAATACACCAACAAACGCTGCACGGAGGATCACAACTGCTCCTGTCGACCATTCGTCACGAATTTTGGCCGTTAGGAGGTCGAAATCTGGCCAGAAAGACCGTCCACAATTGCGTGACATGTGCAAAGGCAAAGCCTCGAACCATTGAGCAACTTATGGGTCAACTCCCACCGGAAAGAGTTTCACCAGCATATCCATTCCAGTTTGTAGGAATAGATTACGCCGGACCCATTTACCTACGACCAAACACACGGAAAGGAGCACCTATTAAGGCTTACGTAGCGGTGTTTGTTTGCCTGGTGGTGAAGGCATCACATCTCGAACTAGTAACCGACTTAACTTCAGCTGCTTTCATCGCCGCACTTCGCCGGTTCATAGCCCGACGCGGGGTGCCAACTACCGTGTACTGTGATAACGCCACTAATTTCACAGCAGCGCAACGTGAGCTAAAAGAGCTACGCCAACAGTTTCTTTCACAGAAACACAAGGAAGCAGTACACAACGAAGCCAGCACACTCAAGATCGAGTTTCACTTCATCCCGCCACATGCCCCAACGTTCGGTGGCCTGTGGGAGGCGTGCGTGAAGTCTTTCAAACACCACCTCCGCAGAATAGTGGGGAATAGTCTACTCTCAGCTGAAGCCGTTTCCACAGTGTTGGCTCAAATCGAAGGCGTTTTAAACTCTCGGCCAATAACTCCCCTCTCGTCTGACCCAAGCGATCTACAGGCCTTAACGCCAGGTCATTTTTTGATTGGCCGTCCGATTCTGACATTACCAGAACCTGACCTCTCGGAGATACCGACGTCTCGGCTTGATATGTGGCAGAAGATGCAGCTTTTAACTCAGCACTTTTGGAGACGTTGGCAGGACGAATACTTGTCCACGTTGCAGACTCGCTACAGGTGGACAACAGTCAACCAAAACCTCCTCATTGGATCAATCGTGCTTATACGGGATGATAATCAACCAATAGGGAAATGGTCCATGGGGAGGGTTACGGATGTTCACCCAGGAGAGGATGGACTCGTGCGGGTTGCCACCCTCAGGATACCCAGCGGAAAATTAATAAAGCGTCCGATAACCAAAATCTGTCGACTACCAGTGGAAGTGGATGCTGTCACCGTAGCCGAGCGTCCACAATCAACGACCGAACCTCCAGCACAAaccgtataa